In a single window of the Littorina saxatilis isolate snail1 linkage group LG3, US_GU_Lsax_2.0, whole genome shotgun sequence genome:
- the LOC138963309 gene encoding serine-rich adhesin for platelets-like isoform X1, with protein sequence MHTFRQLANSRRMRFSGGCIGEVATMEIPLAFPMLFSAVGQEDDDDVPPSPTPDPAPPAHNSQVLFQRGFLDCAEAAVHFLTDVGGMAADSPVIAGLKQHLVLSTQQLTPASLASPSPAFAFPSPVSGGGFPSPVSGGGVVRRKHHVNSLPSSMQGDSRSSVPSGWSDSVRFAPYTVASHRSTSSRQSRAGMESQRSSVLHSSLRAQSITCPLTRGLENVLRDDLISTDDLHGVLRCLQSVQSPAVPQHHPQHAPTVHPSTHLSTPICRQSEHSGHSCAVSSKVSSCSSLNDSGVSLDLTDEVDGPCNNSAVDEVDGPCHNSAIDGASDQVFHSSNISDSERRVTGHLSDRTVGDGEAESFNYTSSAAFTSPTSSSLSTSSSLSTSVSTSVSMLPESSPSSQLSLLSSLSSGTHRLTAQSGDGSATASRIQSLANEILLLLQEEADDEDEDDDNDDESDVDDENYSDESEEDSAVEMEP encoded by the coding sequence GTGAGGTTGCCACGATGGAGATTCCACTGGCTTTCCCCATGCTGTTCTCTGCAGTGGGACAAGAAGACGATGACGATGTTCCTCCCAGCCCCACTCCAGACCCAGCGCCCCCCGCACACAACTCCCAGGTGCTCTTCCAGCGAGGATTCTTGGACTGCGCAGAGGCCGCCGTACACTTCCTGACAGACGTGGGGGGAATGGCGGCAGACAGTCCTGTGATCGCCGGTCTGAAGCAACACCTGGTTCTCTCCACGCAGCAGTTGACACCTGCCAGTCTGGCGTCGCCCTCACCCGCCTTTGCCTTTCCCTCACCTGTGTCTGGTGGGGGGTTTCCCTCACCTGTGTCTGGTGGGGGGGTGGTGAGGAGGAAGCATCATGTCAACAGTCTTCCTTCTTCCATGCAAGGTGATTCCCGTTCAAGCGTGCCATCAGGTTGGTCAGACAGTGTCAGGTTTGCACCATACACGGTGGCATCCCATCGAAGTACGTCCAGCAGACAATCCAGAGCAGGAATGGAATCTCAACGGAGCAGTGTGCTGCACAGTTCTCTGAGAGCACAGTCAATAACGTGCCCTTTGACCAGAGGTCTGGAAAATGTTCTGAGAGATGATCTCATCTCAACAGACGATCTGCATGGCGTGCTGAGGTGTCTGCAATCCGTGCAATCCCCTGCAGTGCCCCAGCATCATCCGCAACATGCACCCACTGTGCACCCCTCCACCCACCTGTCCACACCAATCTGCCGCCAGTCAGAGCACAGTGGTCATTCATGTGCTGTGTCCAGCAAGGTCAGTTCTTGCAGCAGTCTGAATGACAGCGGTGTAAGCCTGGACCTGACAGACGAAGTAGATGGACCTTGCAATAACAGTGCAGTAGATGAAGTAGATGGACCCTGCCATAACAGTGCAATAGACGGTGCTTCTGACCAAGTCTTCCACTCCAGCAACATTAGTGACAGTGAAAGAAGAGTGACTGGACATCTGTCTGACAGGACAGTCGGAGATGGTGAAGCGGAGTCGTTCAATTACACATCCTCTGCAGCATTCACCTCTCCAACGTCATCATCACTATCTACATCATCATCACTATCTACATCAGTGTCAACGTCAGTATCCATGCTGCCGGAGAGTAGCCCGTCGTCACAGCTGTCGCTGCTGTCATCTCTGTCATCCGGCACTCACCGACTGACGGCACAGTCAGGTGACGGCAGTGCCACCGCCTCCAGGATCCAGTCGCTGGCCAACGAGATTCTTCTCTTGCTGCAGGAGGAGGCTGATGACGAGGATGAGGACGATGACAATGACGATGAAAGTGATGTTGATGATGAGAATTACTCTGATGAATCGGAGGAAGATTCTGCAGTAGAAATGGAACCATAA
- the LOC138963309 gene encoding serine-rich adhesin for platelets-like isoform X2: protein MEIPLAFPMLFSAVGQEDDDDVPPSPTPDPAPPAHNSQVLFQRGFLDCAEAAVHFLTDVGGMAADSPVIAGLKQHLVLSTQQLTPASLASPSPAFAFPSPVSGGGFPSPVSGGGVVRRKHHVNSLPSSMQGDSRSSVPSGWSDSVRFAPYTVASHRSTSSRQSRAGMESQRSSVLHSSLRAQSITCPLTRGLENVLRDDLISTDDLHGVLRCLQSVQSPAVPQHHPQHAPTVHPSTHLSTPICRQSEHSGHSCAVSSKVSSCSSLNDSGVSLDLTDEVDGPCNNSAVDEVDGPCHNSAIDGASDQVFHSSNISDSERRVTGHLSDRTVGDGEAESFNYTSSAAFTSPTSSSLSTSSSLSTSVSTSVSMLPESSPSSQLSLLSSLSSGTHRLTAQSGDGSATASRIQSLANEILLLLQEEADDEDEDDDNDDESDVDDENYSDESEEDSAVEMEP from the coding sequence ATGGAGATTCCACTGGCTTTCCCCATGCTGTTCTCTGCAGTGGGACAAGAAGACGATGACGATGTTCCTCCCAGCCCCACTCCAGACCCAGCGCCCCCCGCACACAACTCCCAGGTGCTCTTCCAGCGAGGATTCTTGGACTGCGCAGAGGCCGCCGTACACTTCCTGACAGACGTGGGGGGAATGGCGGCAGACAGTCCTGTGATCGCCGGTCTGAAGCAACACCTGGTTCTCTCCACGCAGCAGTTGACACCTGCCAGTCTGGCGTCGCCCTCACCCGCCTTTGCCTTTCCCTCACCTGTGTCTGGTGGGGGGTTTCCCTCACCTGTGTCTGGTGGGGGGGTGGTGAGGAGGAAGCATCATGTCAACAGTCTTCCTTCTTCCATGCAAGGTGATTCCCGTTCAAGCGTGCCATCAGGTTGGTCAGACAGTGTCAGGTTTGCACCATACACGGTGGCATCCCATCGAAGTACGTCCAGCAGACAATCCAGAGCAGGAATGGAATCTCAACGGAGCAGTGTGCTGCACAGTTCTCTGAGAGCACAGTCAATAACGTGCCCTTTGACCAGAGGTCTGGAAAATGTTCTGAGAGATGATCTCATCTCAACAGACGATCTGCATGGCGTGCTGAGGTGTCTGCAATCCGTGCAATCCCCTGCAGTGCCCCAGCATCATCCGCAACATGCACCCACTGTGCACCCCTCCACCCACCTGTCCACACCAATCTGCCGCCAGTCAGAGCACAGTGGTCATTCATGTGCTGTGTCCAGCAAGGTCAGTTCTTGCAGCAGTCTGAATGACAGCGGTGTAAGCCTGGACCTGACAGACGAAGTAGATGGACCTTGCAATAACAGTGCAGTAGATGAAGTAGATGGACCCTGCCATAACAGTGCAATAGACGGTGCTTCTGACCAAGTCTTCCACTCCAGCAACATTAGTGACAGTGAAAGAAGAGTGACTGGACATCTGTCTGACAGGACAGTCGGAGATGGTGAAGCGGAGTCGTTCAATTACACATCCTCTGCAGCATTCACCTCTCCAACGTCATCATCACTATCTACATCATCATCACTATCTACATCAGTGTCAACGTCAGTATCCATGCTGCCGGAGAGTAGCCCGTCGTCACAGCTGTCGCTGCTGTCATCTCTGTCATCCGGCACTCACCGACTGACGGCACAGTCAGGTGACGGCAGTGCCACCGCCTCCAGGATCCAGTCGCTGGCCAACGAGATTCTTCTCTTGCTGCAGGAGGAGGCTGATGACGAGGATGAGGACGATGACAATGACGATGAAAGTGATGTTGATGATGAGAATTACTCTGATGAATCGGAGGAAGATTCTGCAGTAGAAATGGAACCATAA